One Vicia villosa cultivar HV-30 ecotype Madison, WI linkage group LG5, Vvil1.0, whole genome shotgun sequence genomic window, AGTTACCCCTAGGAAGCAATTCCTATTATGGAGACTACTATCTAACATCATCCATGTGAAAGACAAACTAAGTCACAGGGGTATTCAAACTCAAATTATTTTCCCGAGGTTCAATTCCAAAATGGAAACACGTGTGGTTTAAAGCAGGGACAAATTTATAGCCCAGCAAGTGCCCGGGCTCAACCCCCTACTTTCTTTGTATTCCccccaatttaatagtcgatttttagacaaaaccaggggaaaaattagtaaaaacagagTGTGAAAactaaaacagatgaataactAATGGCTCAACCCAATTAATTTTTTTGCCCATGCTGCCTAAAATTCATGGCTACGCCACTGGTTTAAAGATGTGTGTTTTGGTTCTCAACTAAACATAAACTTCAACAACTATAGAGAATCAAACATTATAGATTGGTGCAAGACCAATATCAAGAATCTGAGAAAGGATAATTTGGCTAGATTCATAAACATACTTGATGGAATATGGGTTGCTATAAATAAATCTATATTTGATCAAAAGGACTTACAGATTATGGAGGTAATTATGAGTACAAATAAGAGCCATATAGAGTACCAATAGAGTTGGAACAAGGATAATTAGGGCAATAGAGGTGTCACTGATAGCAACAATTACAACAATTATCAGCAATTGGACAAAATCCATAAGGATGATAGTCATATGGGAGATAATAATCGTGATGCTAAcaggataaaaaaataaatagtacCAGGGTAAGCAGAACATGACCTTGGATAAGGAGTATAACGTGTAGAATGGAGGAAAAAATATGAGAGGCTCCCTTGTTGATCAGATGAGTTAAAGGAAGGGCTTCCATCACTCCACCAAGAATGAGAAGAAACATGAGAACCCTAAAAGAGAGAAACAAAGAGTGATTAACGACCCTACTAAAGTAAAATCGTCTGATGACATTAAGAAGAAGTAGGAAACCAGAAGTCCAAAAAATAATAAGATCAATAATTATTTGAAGAATAATACAGATAATAGTAGTAACCTGATATTAGGGCCTGTGGAGAAGTCATAGGATCATCACTTGAATAAGCACATACATTGTCACTATAGTGCTCTTGAGGCCACACACATGTGGAACACCAAAGTCATAAGTCAGAAGTATAAAAAGATAACAAGGTGAAACAGAGACAAGTGAAAAGTAATAAGGAGAAGACGAAATCAGACAACAGAAAGAAGGTGATAAAAGATAACACAAACCTGATACTAGGAAGAAAGAATAGAGTGAATAATCTTCGTTGTAATCAATCAAAAAAACTCATTAGTGACTGGAACAAAGAGGAAACTAGGAAGACAAAGGAAACAGATGAAACAGACGAGTTAATACCTGTGATGTATGCCATAAAAGAGAAGATGAAAATCCACATGCATCACACAATCTGGACCTCATGAAGATTATGAACGAAAGCGGGGATGATATTTCGAGAAACAATGGAGGTATGTCACGTAGAAGAATGTGGAAATTGAAGGCTAAACTGTTAGAAGTGAATTTCACACACCAGATGAAAGAACAACACATCGGTGCATATGCTCGCTAGGATTTATGTGAGAAAACAAAATAACACGAAACAAATGGATAGTCAAATTAGGCTAAAGGCCCGGGTAGGGGTGGCAAATTGGACCCGACCTGTTAGGCATGCCCGTTTTGTCCGCACTTTTGTGCGGAGCGGTTCAAGAATTTAGGCCCACACACTCTAGTGTGCCAACCCCACCCGCTCCATTTTTTACGGGCTTTTGCGAACACATGCATTTacataaaattttgaatttttaagctTAAAAAATACAGTGCTTGCGTGCCCGCCCCGTCTTCATTTTTAGTGCGGGGTCAGAGCAAAATTTTTGGCTCGCACTTTCAAGTATGTCCACCCCACCACGTCCTATTTTTACGGGCTTTTGCAATATAAACCTAAATAGGCGGACATGTCTCTTTGCCACTCCCTATTTCATAATCGCCTTGTATTGGTTTTATTTACCTTTTATTAAAAAAGAACAAATATAACCATTTAGGTTGTTATAACCATTTATGTAATTATAACCGTTTATGTAGTTATGATAATTATCTACACCAACTTAATCGTTGCGATTAActgaatatatataaaaatctTACAGTAACaacttaaataaattaaaaatcaacaaataaaagACAAATGTAATATTATGATAatgttgattttgaaatttcaatTCAAGTGATTTTCACATTTCAtgcgatttttattttattttatgaatttaaatatgtctaactaatataacaataatgattAAAAAGAAGCGAAAAGTGCGTGAGAGAAGGAAGAGGATCCAAAGATTAAACGATAATTACCTTCATTTGGACACACTAACACGAGTCCCACCTCTAACTACCCCTTTCTAACGAATCCAGCTAATAAtagaaaaagcaaaaaacaaaACACACGCCGctactcttctcttctcttctctttaacTAATCTAGAAAACTAAATGAAGTCGGTACAGCTCAAGCGGTTATGCTTTCTCTCCACATAATCAACAAatcgaagagagagaaagagaggaagagagagagagagaatggctGTGGAGTACCATTGTTGCGAACCCGGATTCTTCATCCATATCGTGATAATCATACTGTTGGTGGTGTTCGCCGGATTAATGTCCGGCCTCACCTTGGGACTCATGTCTTTGAGTCTCGTTGATCTTGAAGTTCTAGCTAAGTCCGGTACTCCTCGCGATCGTAAACATGCCGGTAATTATTGCGTAATTATGACTAATACTGTATCGAATTGAAATTGTTACCTaatttgttttggatttttttaattgtattagAATCTTCTTAGTAGATATAGCGTTTTTTGTTATTGGATGGACCTTTGGTATGTTGTAGAAATGGAAACAGTAACTTTCCtgttatggaaattgatttgaatagtATTATATGTTTGTTTGAACTTGTGTTTTGTTGTTATTGTGCAGAGAAGATATTGCCAGTTGTGAGAAATCAGCATTTGTTGCTTTGTACTTTGCTGATTTGCAATGCTGCCGCCATGGAGGTATCGTTATTAAGAGCttgtttgaattgatttatttgaaCTCATTTATTGGGTACAAGCACttgtaaaattgtttaggaaaggTGGAAACAACTTTTAATGctcataaattatattttttttttttgataaatttgtTGGTGCTCATGTGTTTGATTGGGTATCAGGATTCTCTTGATGAaattagttaatatttttttttgttatagaaataatttataaataagcaaatatatatCAACACTTATGTTGTAAATGCTGAATTAAGTTGTAAATTTAAAGACGGGGTAAAATCATCTTATATGGATTTGATATTCAAGATGGTTGTTGGTTTTTTCAGGCACTTCCAATTTTTCTTGATAGTCTTGTTACTGCTTGGGGTGCTATCCTTATATCGGTCACGTTGATTCTTCTCTTTGGTGAGGTGAGAAAGTTTTCTCCTTATATGGTTCAAGTGAAATGTATACATATGTAATCAGATTTAACACTTGATGGTGTTTTATGTCCAATAAATTTTCCAAGGATAACCTCACTAGGGTCATGTTGAATGATGGTTTGAAATTTTAACCCTTTTGAAATTGGATTTATGCATGCTATTTCTTTGTCTAATACTTAACACACATTTCCTGTCCAAGTGCTGACATATGTTTGCTTCTGTTTAGATTATACCCCAATCGATTTGTTCTCGATATGGGTTAGCTATTGGTGCATCAGTGACTCCTTTTGTTCGCGTGCTTGTATGGATATGTTACCCAGTTTCTTTTCCAATTAGCAAGGTGACACATTGAAATCACTTTCTATTACTTTTATTTGAATAAAAGGAAATTTAATTTGTTTAGTCCTTTATTTTTCTTCTCAGTTTTTTTATGCCTTTATGTGGTTTTCCAGTTGTTGGACTATTTGTTGGGTCATCGACATGAAGCCCTTTTCCGCAGAGCTGAGTTGAAAACGCTCGTAGATTTGCATGGTAATGAGGTCTGTATCAGCATAATATGattatttttgttgaaaaaaagACACCAACTACCCAGCTATGTTTCATGGGGTTATAAATCATTTGCCCTTGTAAATTTCCTCTATCATTAGTGGGCCACTCTTACGCTAGCTTTTCTTTTTCGGTGTGAATGTGTAATTTGACTGAAATATCACTCAGGGCTATCTGTCTACATCTCTTCTGGTTCTTTAGAATGCTGCACTTGAAATTCATGAATCATGCTTACATGTGTTTTTTTCGTTTCTGTTCATGATTGAATTGAATTAGGCTGGAAAAGGTGGGGAACTCACTCATGATGAAACAACAATAATTGCTGGGGCACTTGAACTTAGTGGCAAGACAGCCAGTGATGCCATGACTCCTATATCTGAAACATTTGCCATTGATATTAATTCGAAGCTTGATAGGTAGATTGTGCTAAGCAATTTATAAATTAAAGTTGACTTTTGTACTATTATACAAATTTTACTCATAATTAAATGCCTATGACCTAGCAGGCGGCTGATGACTGAAATATTGGAGAAAGGGCATAGCAGAGTCCCAGTCTATTATGAGCATCCCACAAACATTATTGGACTTATACTGGTATagtatttttctctctctttaatCGGTTGACATTTAACGTTCATTTTAGTTGAAAAGCTGCTGTGAGAACCACATGCAGCTTTACATCAACTGTTCTGAAGCACCAttactttaaattaaaaaaaattcaacatgGCAAGGCAACTTCCTTACCTAGAGCATTAATATACAAGTCAAGCATTCTTGGCTGTTGAATCAAAATTATCAACCTAGAAACTATCATACTCATGGGATTCACTTTTTGAAGACTCACCATTTGCAAAGAAATTTAAATTGATATTCATCTTCCACGTGAGACAGTGTTATCACTAGGAGCCATACTGAGTTCTATAAGCTCTTAACAACAAAGTACTTTAGGAAATTGAAGGAATTATAGGACAATGTAAGTTGAAGGTTAGCCTCCATGCTAGGACAGACCATACATGAAATTAAAGTTTATACTAAGTTCTATTAGTGCTTGACAAACAAATATTTTAAGGATTTGAACAAATTATTAGATAACTTATATTGACAATCAGGCTACACAAGACAATACCCTTACTGCATACTGAATATAACAGGTggtttattaagaaaataaataaatgctgTTTCCTATAAGCTGTGTGTCATGGTGTAGGAGTTAATTCCAAAGAACGAAACTACATGTGTATTTTCAACTTTAGGCAGTGCTTTAAATAGGAAATATATGATATTGTCTTCCTTAGGCATTACTAACCCACTAATATCTTCTATAAGATTTTCTCTAGTTAGGTgtcttatttttatcatttattttaaagcCATAATGGCCATTTTAGACTGTGTAAGCTACTTTAATACTGTTGGCATGGATAAACTCCTATCCCTGCTGCTTCTGTTATAGAGAGATGGAGAGGGAAGTATATTAATAGGAGGGTACTCTGATGAAGGCTGGAATTATATTAAACTCCGTTAGAATTTCTAGGAACCGTAATACCAATCTGAAGTGCGTAGAGTGCAGAGATGAAAATAAAGTTTCCGAGGATAAATTGATCAGTGACAATAAATGTTTCTGTT contains:
- the LOC131602791 gene encoding DUF21 domain-containing protein At2g14520-like isoform X2, whose translation is MAVEYHCCEPGFFIHIVIIILLVVFAGLMSGLTLGLMSLSLVDLEVLAKSGTPRDRKHAEKILPVVRNQHLLLCTLLICNAAAMEALPIFLDSLVTAWGAILISVTLILLFGEIIPQSICSRYGLAIGASVTPFVRVLVWICYPVSFPISKLLDYLLGHRHEALFRRAELKTLVDLHGNEAGKGGELTHDETTIIAGALELSGKTASDAMTPISETFAIDINSKLDRRLMTEILEKGHSRVPVYYEHPTNIIGLILIKNLFTIHPEDEEPVKSVTIRRIPRVPESIPLYDILNEFQKGHSHMAVVVRQSNKNKQPSSPNNANDSVREVKVDIEGEKPPQEKVLKPKIPIQKWKSYPNSNRSNRGGSRGRKWTKNMYSDILEIDGGPLPNISEEEEVVGIITMEDVIEELLQEEIFDETDHHFEDS
- the LOC131602791 gene encoding DUF21 domain-containing protein At2g14520-like isoform X1, giving the protein MAVEYHCCEPGFFIHIVIIILLVVFAGLMSGLTLGLMSLSLVDLEVLAKSGTPRDRKHAEKILPVVRNQHLLLCTLLICNAAAMEALPIFLDSLVTAWGAILISVTLILLFGEIIPQSICSRYGLAIGASVTPFVRVLVWICYPVSFPISKLLDYLLGHRHEALFRRAELKTLVDLHGNEAGKGGELTHDETTIIAGALELSGKTASDAMTPISETFAIDINSKLDRRLMTEILEKGHSRVPVYYEHPTNIIGLILIKNLFTIHPEDEEPVKSVTIRRIPRVPESIPLYDILNEFQKGHSHMAVVVRQSNKNKQPSSPNNANGKNMQPSPQNNANDSVREVKVDIEGEKPPQEKVLKPKIPIQKWKSYPNSNRSNRGGSRGRKWTKNMYSDILEIDGGPLPNISEEEEVVGIITMEDVIEELLQEEIFDETDHHFEDS